A window from Acetobacter ascendens encodes these proteins:
- a CDS encoding tyrosine-type recombinase/integrase, whose protein sequence is MEQLPENYGRNTKDTRTVPQLVKEANKKKLKRVSGKSVKNHFSKMSSIWRYYILRDLVDKNIFIGWNFDTKQKVKRVRWSDEYLEKLINASFDISTTISKETYAYVVGVGSYTGMRLEEICRIRIEDIQDIKGIPCIIIQEHQPEKGKPWTAWNPKSEAGARVVPIAQKLIEAGFLDFIEKAKRMKSRYVFSELKFSGKDKKRSGLIQRNFSTHKSRLGIPATTVFHSFRHYVSTKLRNIHEHGEGGLREVWIDNFLGHEGNNRSVGNTVYLDEVDVENLKTVADSVVYPDFWNVRKLIQ, encoded by the coding sequence ATGGAACAGCTTCCAGAAAATTACGGTCGTAATACTAAAGATACACGGACTGTTCCGCAGTTAGTTAAGGAAGCCAATAAGAAAAAATTAAAGCGGGTATCAGGAAAATCTGTTAAGAATCACTTCTCCAAAATGTCTTCTATATGGAGATATTATATTCTCCGTGATTTAGTAGATAAGAATATTTTTATCGGCTGGAACTTTGACACGAAACAGAAGGTAAAGCGTGTCAGATGGTCAGATGAATATCTTGAAAAACTTATCAACGCATCGTTCGATATCTCCACAACCATATCAAAAGAGACATATGCCTACGTTGTTGGAGTTGGCTCTTATACGGGTATGCGTCTTGAAGAAATCTGTCGCATCCGCATTGAAGATATTCAGGACATTAAGGGTATCCCTTGCATTATCATCCAGGAGCATCAGCCAGAAAAAGGGAAACCTTGGACAGCATGGAACCCGAAGAGCGAAGCTGGTGCCAGAGTTGTTCCTATAGCTCAAAAACTTATTGAAGCTGGCTTCTTGGATTTCATTGAAAAAGCTAAACGGATGAAAAGCCGTTATGTGTTTTCAGAATTAAAATTTTCAGGAAAAGATAAAAAACGCTCAGGCTTAATCCAGAGAAATTTCTCAACGCATAAATCCAGGTTGGGCATCCCTGCCACTACTGTTTTCCATTCCTTCCGCCATTATGTCTCAACAAAATTGCGGAACATTCACGAACATGGTGAAGGTGGATTGCGTGAGGTTTGGATTGATAATTTTCTGGGACACGAAGGAAATAATCGCTCTGTAGGGAATACTGTTTATCTGGATGAAGTCGATGTTGAAAACCTTAAAACCGTCGCTGATAGCGTCGTATATCCAGATTTTTGGAATGTCAGGAAACTCATACAATGA
- a CDS encoding IS3 family transposase (programmed frameshift) encodes MGKVTRKRYAAEFKSRVALEAIRGELTLAELASKHGVHQTMIAQWKRQAIEGMAATFSGKTVSEPPVSPADVEKLHAKIGQLLVERDFLRGCLCSVGRDQRRQMIDPKRACLPIIRQCTLLQLNRSGVYYRPVPQSEANLELMRLIDAQFLETPYYGSRQMTWHLRRQGHEVGRKRVRRLMAIMGLRAIYQKPRTTVPHPEHRKYPYLLRDLVINRPDQVWCSDITYIPMKRGFLYLVAIMDWFTRKVLSWRLSNTMDAEFCVEALRDALVRYGSPEIFNTDQGSQFTTPRFTEVLERRQVRISMDGRGRWLDNVFIERLWRSLKYECVYLHAFETGSELRAGLGRWIAHYNERRPHTALAGRTPDEAYHDVPTPSGPGLTPDQMANSNAVRRAA; translated from the exons ATGGGCAAGGTTACGCGGAAACGGTATGCGGCGGAGTTCAAATCACGGGTTGCCCTGGAGGCGATCCGTGGGGAACTGACGCTGGCGGAACTGGCTTCGAAACATGGGGTGCATCAGACGATGATCGCCCAGTGGAAACGGCAGGCGATCGAGGGGATGGCGGCGACCTTTTCCGGGAAGACGGTGTCTGAGCCCCCGGTCAGCCCTGCTGATGTAGAGAAACTGCACGCCAAGATCGGCCAGTTGCTGGTGGAACGGGATTTTTTGCGGG GATGCCTCTGCTCGGTTGGGCGTGATCAGAGGCGGCAGATGATTGACCCGAAGAGAGCATGCCTGCCGATAATCCGGCAATGCACGCTGCTGCAACTCAACCGGTCGGGCGTCTACTATCGGCCTGTGCCACAGAGCGAAGCCAATCTGGAGCTGATGCGGCTGATCGACGCCCAGTTCCTGGAAACGCCGTATTATGGCTCACGGCAGATGACATGGCATCTGCGCCGCCAGGGACATGAAGTGGGCCGCAAGCGGGTCCGGCGGCTCATGGCGATCATGGGCCTGCGGGCGATCTACCAGAAGCCGCGCACGACCGTGCCCCATCCGGAGCATCGGAAATATCCATATCTGCTACGGGATCTGGTCATCAATCGGCCTGACCAGGTCTGGTGTTCCGATATCACATATATTCCCATGAAACGGGGATTTCTCTATCTCGTGGCGATCATGGACTGGTTCACGCGCAAGGTCCTGTCCTGGCGTCTGTCGAACACAATGGATGCGGAGTTCTGCGTCGAGGCACTCCGGGATGCGCTGGTGCGCTACGGCTCCCCGGAGATTTTCAACACGGACCAGGGTTCACAATTCACGACGCCCCGGTTCACCGAGGTTCTGGAACGACGCCAGGTTCGCATCAGCATGGATGGGCGCGGTCGCTGGCTGGACAACGTGTTCATCGAGCGTCTGTGGCGGTCGCTGAAATACGAATGCGTCTATTTGCACGCGTTCGAAACCGGATCGGAGCTACGGGCCGGGCTTGGCAGATGGATCGCCCATTATAACGAAAGGCGTCCGCATACGGCGCTGGCTGGACGTACGCCCGATGAGGCGTATCATGACGTGCCGACGCCATCTGGTCCGGGGTTAACCCCGGACCAGATGGCCAACAGCAACGCCGTCAGAAGGGCGGCATAA